Proteins from a genomic interval of Zingiber officinale cultivar Zhangliang chromosome 1B, Zo_v1.1, whole genome shotgun sequence:
- the LOC121969779 gene encoding formamidase-like has product MVPLTPRIVVPIDVKKRPWDQKLPLHNRWHPDIPPVADVIEGELFRVEMVDWTGGRIGDNYSAEDVKTIDTTITHYLSGPLRVLDAKGVPAKPGDLLVVEICNLGPLPGDEWGYTATFDRENGGGFLTDHFPCATKAIWYFEGIYAYSPNIPGVRFPGLTHPGIVGTAPSIELLRIWNEREKKLAETDVRLLKLCEVVHQRPLANLPTAKNCLLGKIKEGTPEWGKIANEAARTIPGRENGGNCDIKNLSRGSKVYLPVFVEGANLSTGDMHFSQGDGEVSFCGAIEMSGFLELKCEIIRGGMREYLTPMGPTPLHVNPIFEIGPVEPRFSEWLVFEGISVDEAGRQHFLDATVAYKRAVLNAIDYLSRFGYSKEQVYLLLSCCPCEGRISGIVDAPNAVATLAIPTSIFDQDIRPKSGKVPTGPQVVKRLPDVLRCTYDGALPITQNPCMDS; this is encoded by the exons ATGGTTCCTCTAACTCCAAGAATTGTAGTGCCCATAGATGTGAAGAAGAGGCCTTGGGACCAAAAACTTCCCCTGCACAACCGCTGGCACCCCGACATACCTCCCGTCGCCGATGTCATCGAGGGGGAGCTCTTCCGCGTCGAGATGGTCGACTGGACTGGAGGTCGGATTGGTGATAACTACTCTGCCGAAGACGTAAAGACCATCGATACAACAATT ACTCATTATCTCAGTGGCCCTCTGAGAGTTCTCGATGCAAAAGGGGTGCCCGCGAAGCCAGGTGACCTTCTAGTGGTTGAGATATGCAACTTGGGTCCCCTTCCTGGTGATGAATGGGGTTATACTGCCACATTCGATAGAGAGAATGGTGGAGGGTTTTTAACAGATCACTTTCCTTGTGCTACTAAAGCAATTTGGTACTTTGAAGGAATATATGCATACTCTCCTAACATACCAG GTGTTAGATTCCCTGGTCTGACTCACCCGGGGATAGTTGGAACAGCACCTTCCATAGAACTGCTACGGATTTGGAATGAAAGGGAAAAGAAACTGGCAGAAACTGACGTGAGATTGCTGAAATTATGTGAAGTTGTGCACCAAAGACCGCTCGCGAACTTACCGACCGCAAAGAATTGCCTCCTTGGAAAG ATAAAAGAAGGAACCCCTGAATGGGGGAAGATTGCAAATGAGGCTGCAAGGACGATTCCTGGAAGGGAAAACGGCGGAAATTGTGACATCAAAAATCTAAGTAGAGGTTCAAAAGTATATCTTCCAGTGTTTGTGGAAGGTGCAAATCTTAGTACTGGCGATATGCATTTTTCCCAGGGAGATGGTGAAGTCTCATTCTGTGGAGCAATAGAAATGAGTGGATTTCTAGAACTCAA GTGTGAGATCATAAGGGGTGGAATGAGAGAATACCTTACACCAATGGGTCCAACACCTCTCCATGTAAACCCAATCTTTGAGATAGGGCCAGTAGAACCAAGATTTTCAGAATGGTTAGTCTTTGAAGGAATCAGTGTGGATGAGGCAGGGAGGCAGCACTTCCTTGATGCAACTGTAGCCTACAAGCGTGCTGTCCTTAACGCCATCGACTACCTTTCGAGATTCGGTTACTCCAAAGAACAG GTCTATTTGCTACTCTCATGCTGTCCTTGCGAAGGAAGGATATCAGGAATAGTAGACGCTCCAAATGCTGTGGCAACTCTTGCTATTCCTACATCCATATTCGACCAG
- the LOC121969788 gene encoding uncharacterized protein LOC121969788 — protein sequence MFRNKKMSTCNQFSRIDTAELKSQLYRKLGRQRAEKYFYNLKRLLNLRLSKLEFEKLCYSIIGKENLALHNLFIRSILSNAGLAFAPPSRVTLTGNSRTSKMSSFGETFPTSPRRGRSINSRDRRLADRSRLLGPYGKIPPGHVQEATNSSDLQKSKEQQSARELISIGSKALTSVEDGEEVDQFRYSPTVQSRSPLRPPLGIPAIVGDLPRKSFRSAFESSFRIGQTNYFNNCYHASGLPDSRALKDRLESKLEVGGLGLSVDCADALNRGMDAFLKRLIKPCMDLARARSSSHRTSQVDGSTLPNMKGLWRVGQVQISNGCNCATSLDIQLAMELNPQLLGGDWPLQLEKMRLQFSEE from the coding sequence ATGTTCAGAAATAAAAAAATGTCAACTTGCAATCAGTTTTCCCGAATTGATACTGCTGAGCTCAAATCTCAGCTGTATAGGAAGCTTGGGCGTCAAAGGGCGGAGAAGTACTTCTATAACCTTAAGCGGTTACTCAACTTGAGACTCAGTAAGTTGGAGTTCGAGAAATTGTGTTATAGTATCATTGGGAAGGAAAATCTTGCTCTCCATAATTTGTTCATCAGATCAATCCTTAGCAATGCTGGTCTTGCATTTGCTCCACCTAGCAGAGTGACACTTACCGGAAATTCACGGACATCCAAAATGTCTAGCTTTGGCGAAACATTTCCTACATCTCCTCGGAGAGGAAGATCCATAAACAGTAGGGACCGTAGATTAGCTGACCGATCTAGGCTGCTTGGGCCTTACGGGAAAATTCCACCAGGACATGTTCAAGAAGCCACTAACTCTAGTGATCTACAGAAGTCAAAAGAGCAGCAAAGTGCCCGGGAATTGATATCTATTGGTAGCAAAGCACTAACTTCCGTGGAGGATGGGGAAGAGGTTGATCAATTTCGATATAGCCCAACCGTGCAAAGTAGAAGTCCTTTGAGGCCTCCTCTTGGCATTCCAGCAATTGTTGGCGATCTTCCTCGGAAATCTTTCCGTAGTGCTTTTGAATCAAGCTTCCGGATTGGACAGACaaattattttaacaattgtTATCACGCTTCCGGACTACCAGATTCCAGGGCCTTGAAGGATAGGCTGGAGAGTAAGTTGGAGGTTGGCGGCCTTGGTTTGTCGGTTGATTGTGCTGATGCATTAAATCGTGGAATGGATGCATTTCTTAAGAGGTTGATCAAGCCTTGTATGGACCTAGCTAGGGCTAGGTCCAGTTCACATAGGACAAGTCAAGTGGATGGAAGTACTTTACCTAATATGAAAGGTTTATGGCGAGTGGGTCAAGTGCAAATATCAAATGGATGCAATTGTGCTACTTCACTTGATATTCAATTGGCAATGGAATTGAATCCTCAATTACTTGGAGGTGATTGGCCATTACAACTGGAGAAAATGCGCTTGCAGTTTTCAGAAGAATGA